One Vespula pensylvanica isolate Volc-1 chromosome 3, ASM1446617v1, whole genome shotgun sequence DNA window includes the following coding sequences:
- the LOC122628105 gene encoding vinculin isoform X9 — protein MFRAGGKGAEEAAENRNYLSGRMSDELNEIIRVLQLTTYDEEEWDADQLTVLKKAQSAIESRIRAAYDWLDDGLALRGGVGEKSLRQIVEQASRLAERYLSPSQAEPLSKLASQIITMTDALCELRQNEKGTTPQAEALARGIKEKLNELRSCVASALVAADKSGTAQTAHTVAGRLEQANKWLLNPQQDDKGLGQKAIALIIHEGKKNQQHVANVAEGLPGIHKVEILQLCDEVDNLSHQLGDLCAHGQGNTPRAQEIARQLSHKLYELKNRIQQAVVSRVVEDFIDITTPLKQFTDAVLAPEGTPGRDQNFNDKTHALQTFSNRAAKTARMVAAGGSGGNKKLAEALAASASQVESLTPQLVNAGRIRMTYPDSKAADEHFENLRQQYAETMQRARALCDEATDSGDFIRTSEEQMQKHTYLCEEAIAKSYPQKMVDNTAAIARLADRVILVAKQESDNSEDPAFIQRVNQATDTLQNSIAPMIQNAKYVTINTNDNTAAYHWRESNRALLSNVGQVHKAIVVHPDLVQPPSMSQLHITDEEQMPSQQYNYFTDKVGQPLRNQPSPSNLRVISPTLGSNKPQHRSLSPLPKWARGGDNPDLLYQELASDNELEKSICAGGYIDYYDDEVAPPRPPLPGGDIPPPRPPPPETDDEDEMFMHAPQPNQPIMMAAHGLHQEVRQWSSKDNEIIAAAKKMAVLMGKLSGLVRGEGGNKRDLIACAKAIAEASQEVTRLAKELARECTDKRIRTNLLQVCERIPTIGTQLKILSTVKATMLGAQEMLPSWEELMLYGKRINKLCLMLYITFFSCSFRHFLSSLIFTYFTICNYLVKMHANLASFKTQTHKFAMLCLILH, from the exons ATGTTTAGAGCAg GTGGAAAAGGAGCTGAAGAGGCAGCTGaaaatcgtaattatttaagtGGACGAATGTCTGACGAACTGAATGAAATAATCAGAGTTTTACAATTAACAACATATGATGAAGAGGAATGGGATGCTGATCAATTAACA gtCTTGAAAAAAGCACAGAGTGCTATAGAATCTAGAATACGTGCTGCATACGATTGGTTGGATGATGGACTCGCTTTACGTGGAGGTGTAGGAGAAAAAAGTCTTCGGCAAATAGTGGAACAAGCATCGCGATTAGCCGAACgatatctttctccttctcaagCAGAACCACTATCGAAATTAGCTTCACAAATAATTACCATGACAGATGCTTTATGCGAACTGcgtcaaaatgaaaaag GAACTACACCACAAGCAGAAGCTCTGGCGCGtggtataaaagaaaaattaaatgaattacgCAGTTGCGTAGCATCTGCCTTAGTAGCCGCTGATAAATCCGGAACAGCTCAAACTGCACATACCGTCGCAGGTCGTTTGGAACAAGCTAATAAATGGCTTTTAAATCCACAACAAGATGATAAAGGACTTGGTCAAAAGGCTATAGCTTTGATAATAcatgaaggaaaaaag AACCAACAGCATGTAGCGAAT gTTGCTGAAGGTTTACCTGGTATACATAAAGTAGAGATTCTACAATTATGTGATGAAGTTGATAATTTATCTCATCAACTTGGAGATTTATGTGCTCATGGTCAAGGAAATACACCAAGAGCTCAAGAGATAGCACGTCAACTATCGCATAAATTGTACGAGCTAAAGAATAGAATACAACAGGCTGTTGTATCACGGGTAGTTGAAGATTTCATCGATATTACGACACCTTTAAAGCAATTTACGGATGCTGTCTTGGCACCAGAAGGTACACCAGGAAGAGATCAAAATTTCAATGACAAAACTCATGCTCTCCAAACATTTTCTAATAGAGCAGCAAAAACGGCTAGAATGGTTGCAGCTGGTG GTAGTGgaggtaataaaaaattagctGAGGCATTAGCTGCAAGTGCTTCACAAGTTGAATCATTAACACCTCAATTGGTTAATGCTGGTCGAATTCGTATGACGTATCCGGACAGTAAAGCAGCCGATGAACATTTTGAAAATCTTAGACAACAATATGCCGAAACTATGCAGCGAGCAAGAGCATTGTGCGATGAAGCAACTGATAGTGGCGATTTTATTAGAACTTCAGAAGAACAAATGCAAAAGCATACATATCTTTGCGAAGAAGCTATTGCAAAATCTTATCCACAAAAAATGGTTGACAATACAGCTGCTATTGCAAGGTTGGCTGATAGAGTAATACTCGTGGCTAAACAAGAAAGTGATAATAGCGAGGATCCTGCTTTTATTCAAAGAGTTAATCAAGCAACTGATACTTTACAAAATA GTATTGCCCCAATGATCCAGAATGCAAAATATGTTACTATCAATACTAATGATAACACTGCAGCATATCATTGGAGAGAAAGCAATCGTGCT CTTTTATCCAATGTCGGACAAGTACATAAGGCTATTGTAGTACATCCAGATCTGGTTCAACCACCATCAATGTCGCAGCTGCATATCACCGATG AGGAACAAATGCCAAGTCAACAATATAATTACTTCACAGATAAAG ttGGTCAGCCTTTGAGAAATCAACCCTCACCCAGCAATTTACGCGTGATCAGCCCTACACTAGGTTCAAATAAACCACAACATCGTTCTCTTAGTCCATTACCAAAATGGGCACGTGGAG GAGATAACCCAGATCTCCTCTATCAAGAACTGGCTTCTGACAACGAGTTGGAAAAGTCAATTTGTGCTGGAG gctatattgattattatgatGATG AAGTTGCACCACCACGTCCACCATTACCTGGTGGTGATATTCCACCACCAAGACCTCCACCTCCAGAAACGGATGACGAAGACGAAATGTTCATGCATGCACCTCAACCAAATCAACCAATAATG ATGGCTGCACATGGTTTACATCAAGAAGTACGACAGTGGTCAAGCaaagataatgaaattattgcaGCAGCTAAAAAAATGGCTGTCTTGATGGGTAAATTATCTGGTTTAGTTAGAGGAGAAGGTGGAAATAAGAGAGATCTTATAGCTTGTGCTAAAGCTATAGCCGAAGCTTCTCAGGAAGTAACACGTCTTGCAAAAGAACTTGCTAGAGAATGTACTGATAAACGAATTCGTACG aatttaCTTCAAGTTTGTGAACGTATACCAACTATTGGAacacaattaaaaattttatctacaGTAAAAGCTACAATGCTTGGAGCACAAG AGATGCTCCCTAGCTGGGAAGAATTGATGCTTTATggtaaaagaattaataagttATGCTTGATGTTATATATcacctttttctcttgctcttttcgtcactttttatcttctttaatttttacatattttactaTTTGCAATTATCTCGTCAAAATGCATGCAAATTTAGCATCTTTTAAAACGCAGACACACAAATTTGCAATGTTATGTTTAATATTGCATTAG